The Thermodesulfobacteriota bacterium genome segment CTTATGCAATTCAGGCATTAGAGATCCATGGGTTGTTTAAGGGTTTAGGATTGTCTATTCTGAGGACGTTGAAATGCCATCCCTTTCATCCTGGAGGTTACGACCCTGTGGCTAAAAGCGATGGCAAATAGAATCCTGTATGGAGTTTGTTAATGGAAAAGAGAGCCCTCATAGCTGTAGTTTTATCTTTATTGGTCCTTTTTTTATACCAGTACCTTGTAGACAAAGACAAAAAAATGCCGGCAAACAAGGAAGTTCAACAAACAAAGGTTACGGAACCGAAAAAAGAAGGATTAGAAGGTATGGCAAGGGAAGAA includes the following:
- the yidD gene encoding membrane protein insertion efficiency factor YidD, with translation MIKKSIIAVIRCYQKFLSPLKFPSCRFSPTCSSYAIQALEIHGLFKGLGLSILRTLKCHPFHPGGYDPVAKSDGK